GCGCCGCAGGGCGTAGTGGCCCGAGGTCGCCGGGCCGTTGCGCACGCCCCCGAACTCGAACGTGTAGCCGTAGAAGAAGACCGAGAGCTTGCGTCCGTGCGAGGCGTGCCGCACGGCGCGCGCCAGGGCGAGGACCATGTCCGCCATCGCCTCCTGCTGGAACTGGGCAAAGTCGATGAGCGGCCTCTCGCGGGCCGGGTCGCGAAACACCCCGTTCGGCGCGGCGTGCCGGAGCGATGCGAGCGGCGCCTCGGCCGTCTCGATGGTGGCGGCGGGGTCGCGCCACGCGCGCCGCAGGGCGGCGTCGGTGCGGTAGCGCTTCGCCAGCCACGCGCGCCAGCCCACGCGGTCGGCGGGGGCATAGCCGTTGAGCAGGCCGCCCCAGGTCTCCTGATAGAACCACTCCCCGGTGTTCTGGCCGCAGGGGTGGTAGCCTGCGACGTGCTCGCCGAAGCGCGCCTCGACGTGCTCAACCAGCGCCGCGACGGCGGCCGCGGCGTCACGGCGATACAGGGGCGAGGCGACCACCGCGGACGCCGGCCGCGTCGACCCGTCCTCCCAGCGCATCGCCGCGTCCGGGTGCGCCTGCAGCCACCAGGCGGGGGGGTCGCCGCCGATTCGCGGCAGCAGGAGCGCGTGGGGGTTCGCGTCGAGCACGGCCTGGCAGGCCGCGTCGACAGAGGACCAGTCCACCGTCTGCCCCGGGCGCGGCCAGGGCGTGTCGAGCGGAAAGCTGACGAAGTCGACGCCGGCGGCGGCCGCGAGCCGGATCTGAGCCTCGTAGTGGCCGGGAGGCCCGCCCAGGTAGGCGAACGGGTCTCCGGGCCGGTAGAAGGCGACGGTCAGGTCGCGAGCCGGCAATGCGCGGGCCCAGAACGTGACGCGGTAGCTGCGGCCGCGCGCCAGACGCAGGTTGGCGACATGGTAGATGTGGTAGTCCGGCCAGCGTCCGTCCGGCGGCGCGACGATCCGCACGTGGAGGCCCGAGGAACCGTCCTCGCCCGCGCCAGGCTCCACGGATTCCTTCCCGACAGTGTTCGCGTCGTCCCGCGGCCAGTGGGTCCAGTTCCGCTCGAAGGCCGCGGCGTCGTCGAAGGCATCCCGGGGCACCACGTCGTCGCCGGTCGTCACGTCTTCCACGCGCACGTCGTCCAGCCAGGCCTCGCCGGGTACCTGCCCGAACCGAAAGTGCAGCGTTGCGGTGCCCGGGGCGTCCTCGGTGGCGCGGAAAGTGAACTCGATCCGCCGGCCCTCGGGGCCGATCGCGATCGGTGACCCGCCGGCGATGCCGAAGAACATGCGGGCTCGCACCGGCTTGCCGTTCACTGTGAGGCACGGGGCTCCTCCGCGCGAATCCACGCGCACCGTGAGCCCGGGTCCGCCCGCGTCCTTCGTGGCGCCGCCCGCCGCCGGCAGCGTAAGCCAGAGCGCCCCCGCCGCGCACGCCGCCCTCCCGATCGCCGTCATCGCACTTCCTCCTCGCATGCCGGGCCACACCGGCTCAGGAATGGGTTCGCCGCGCGCCGCCCGGCTCCTGCGTGGGAGCGCGGCGCGCGCGCAGGAGAAGCCTGCCCCGGGGTCTAACCCGAATGGCGACGCCGGGGCTGCCCTGACCGCATTCAGGTCCCCGGGTCGCGCCGACAAGGAGGAGCGACCATGCGCATTACGCGCCTGGAGACGCTGCTGGTCAAGCCACGCAGTCTGTTCCTGAAGGTCCACACGGATGAAGGGCTGGTGGGGCTCGGCGAGCCGATCCTGGAGGGCCGCGCGGCCACCTGCGCGCAGGCCGTCGCGGAACTGGAACCCTACCTGGTCGGCAAAGACCCGACTCGTGTCGCGCATCACTGGCAGGCGATGTATCGGCACGCGTTCTACCGGGGCGGGCCGATCCTCACGAGCGCGCTCTCCGGCGTTGAGCAGGCGCTCTGGGACCTAGCGGGCAAGGCCGTCGGGCTGCCGGTCTACCGGCTTCTCGGTGGCCCGACCCGCGACCGGATCCGCGTCTACGCCGGCGCGGGCGGCCCCACGCCGGAGGAGGCCGCTCGCGCGGCCCGGGCGCGCGTGGAGGAGGGATTCACCGCGATCAAGACCGGGCCGGCGGGCGGCCGGCCGGCGCGGATCGTGGAGACGCCCGGATTCGTCGATCGCGTCCTGAGCACCTTCGCCGCGATGCGCGAGGCGGTGGGCAGCGAGGTGGACATCGCTATCGACTTCCACGGCGCGATCAGCCCGCAGACCGCCGCGCTCCTCATCAAGGCGCTCGAGCCCTATCAGCCGCTCTTCGTCGAGGAGCCGGTGCAGTGCCAGAACGTCGATGTGCTGGCCGACCTCGCCCGCAAAACGCACGTTCCGATCGCCACGGGAGAGCGTCTGTTCACGAAGTGGGCCTTCCGGGAGGTGCTGGAGCGACGCGCCGCATCGGTGCTCCAACCTGACCTCTCGCACGCGGGCGGCATCCTCGAGTGCCGCCTGATCGCCGGGATGGCGGAGGCCTGGTACGCCGCCATCGCTCCGCACTGCCCGCTCGGGCCGATCGCGCTGGCGGCCTGCCTTCAGTTGGACGCCTGCGTTCCGAACTTCCTGGTACAGGAGTTCGTCACGCTCGGCCAGGGCTACCTGAAGCAGCCCTTCGTGGCGCGCGAGGGCTACATCGACCTGCCGACGGCTCCGGGCCTCGGCATCGAGCTCGACGAGGAAGCGCTCGCTGACCAGATCACGGGCACGGGCTGGAGCTGCCCCGAGTTGTACGCTCCCGACGATGGCTCCGTCGCCGACTGGTGACCGCGCGCGCCGGGCGGCCGAGGCCACCCGGCGCCTGTGGCGCGAGGCGCGGCTCGTGGGGCGGGCCGTTGCCGCGAATCTGGTCTGGTTCGCCGCGCTGCTGGCGGCTTGCGCGGCGTTGCTGGGCGCGAGCGGCTGCTTCCCGGACCAGGGCGTCGGCGAGCGCCTGGTGACCGCCTTCTACATGGTGCGCGTGGAGGGAGTGCCAGACGCGGCGCGCAACCGCGCGGTACGTGACGTGCTCGTGTTCGTTATGCCGGCGCTCGGGCTGGCGATCCTGGGCGAGGGCGCGCTGCGCGTCGCGGCCATCTACCTCGGGCGCAGGCGGCACGGGGGCGAATGGGAGGCGCTCATGGCGTCGGGACTGTCCGGCCACACGGTGATCTGCGGGGGCGGCGAGCTCGGACGGGCGCTCCTGCTGGAACTGCTGCGCCGCGACCGGGAGGCCGCCGTCGTCGTGGTCGACACGCACCCGGACATCCTCGCGGACATCGGCGCGCATGGCCCCGAGGTGCACTGCGTGCACGGCGACATGACGGCCCGGCGCACGCTGGAGCAAGCGAACGTGGCGCGGGCCGGCACGGTCATCGTCACCTCGGGTGACGATGCGCGCAACCTGGAGACCGCCGCCCGAGTCCTGCAGATCAGCCCCGCGACCGAGGTGTGGGTCCGTCTCTACCGAATCGTCCTCTCCGAGATGCTCGACTCGGCGGCGCGGTCCAACATTCACTTCTTCAGCCCGTACCAGCGCGCCGCGGAGACGCTTCTTGACCGGCTCGGCCCGGCGGGCAAGGCCGGCAAGCCGTAGCGCTCCGCGGAGCGCTCCCCTCGAAGGAGGCAGCCATGCAGGAGTATGTGCCGCTCGACCTTTCGGCGGTGTGCAACGTCGGCGCGGCCGAAGTGGGCATGCCGCGCACGCCGTGTGCCGGCGCCCAGTCGTTGCGCGGCCTTCCGTTCCTGGTCGCTGGCGAGGGCTCGACGCCGCGCTTCGTGGGGCTCGGCCCCGTCCAGGCTGCCGCTGGCGGGCCGGCCGCCGTGCCGGTGGGTGGGGCGGCTCGCTGGGTCCTGTTCGCGCACGCGCTGCTGGAGAGCCAGTTGGCGCGGAACGGGCCGGTGGGGCAGGTCGTCGCTCGCTATCTCTTCGTTTACGCGGACGGTCAGTCCGTCCCCGTTGATGTGCGCGAGCGCTTCGAGGTGGCCGTCACCCAGACCGGGTGGGGGCAGTGGCCGTTCCTCTCGGTGCCGGACGATCAGGACGGCCTTCAGCCCCGCTGGCAGGGCGCGTGGGGCTCCGCGGGCGGACGCCAGACCGAGGTGACGCAGGGCTGGGCTCGCGACTACTACCTGTGGGCGTGGCGCAATCCGCGGCCCGAGGCGCCCATCGCCCGCATCGAGATGGGGCCGGGCACCCCGCCCGTCCGCTTCATCGTGGCGGCGATCACGCTCGGTCATGCCGACGAGGACCCCTTCGGCCACTCAGCGGCGGTACCCGTTGTGCTCACGCTGCCTCGCCCGGCCGACGCCGAGGAGCCCTTCTCGCTGGAGGTCGACG
The nucleotide sequence above comes from Chthonomonadales bacterium. Encoded proteins:
- the dgoD gene encoding galactonate dehydratase, yielding MRITRLETLLVKPRSLFLKVHTDEGLVGLGEPILEGRAATCAQAVAELEPYLVGKDPTRVAHHWQAMYRHAFYRGGPILTSALSGVEQALWDLAGKAVGLPVYRLLGGPTRDRIRVYAGAGGPTPEEAARAARARVEEGFTAIKTGPAGGRPARIVETPGFVDRVLSTFAAMREAVGSEVDIAIDFHGAISPQTAALLIKALEPYQPLFVEEPVQCQNVDVLADLARKTHVPIATGERLFTKWAFREVLERRAASVLQPDLSHAGGILECRLIAGMAEAWYAAIAPHCPLGPIALAACLQLDACVPNFLVQEFVTLGQGYLKQPFVAREGYIDLPTAPGLGIELDEEALADQITGTGWSCPELYAPDDGSVADW
- a CDS encoding NAD-binding protein; this translates as MGRAVAANLVWFAALLAACAALLGASGCFPDQGVGERLVTAFYMVRVEGVPDAARNRAVRDVLVFVMPALGLAILGEGALRVAAIYLGRRRHGGEWEALMASGLSGHTVICGGGELGRALLLELLRRDREAAVVVVDTHPDILADIGAHGPEVHCVHGDMTARRTLEQANVARAGTVIVTSGDDARNLETAARVLQISPATEVWVRLYRIVLSEMLDSAARSNIHFFSPYQRAAETLLDRLGPAGKAGKP
- a CDS encoding beta-galactosidase, with the protein product MTAIGRAACAAGALWLTLPAAGGATKDAGGPGLTVRVDSRGGAPCLTVNGKPVRARMFFGIAGGSPIAIGPEGRRIEFTFRATEDAPGTATLHFRFGQVPGEAWLDDVRVEDVTTGDDVVPRDAFDDAAAFERNWTHWPRDDANTVGKESVEPGAGEDGSSGLHVRIVAPPDGRWPDYHIYHVANLRLARGRSYRVTFWARALPARDLTVAFYRPGDPFAYLGGPPGHYEAQIRLAAAAGVDFVSFPLDTPWPRPGQTVDWSSVDAACQAVLDANPHALLLPRIGGDPPAWWLQAHPDAAMRWEDGSTRPASAVVASPLYRRDAAAAVAALVEHVEARFGEHVAGYHPCGQNTGEWFYQETWGGLLNGYAPADRVGWRAWLAKRYRTDAALRRAWRDPAATIETAEAPLASLRHAAPNGVFRDPARERPLIDFAQFQQEAMADMVLALARAVRHASHGRKLSVFFYGYTFEFGGVRNGPATSGHYALRRVLRSPDVDVLCSPISYFDRDVGGSGPSMTCAESVALAGKMWLNEDDTRTYLVKGDLMGTNERAPDLRQTRGILRRNVAQEATRNMATWWMDLGAAGWFDDPVLWQDMARLRAVDEPFLRRPIPYRPSVAAVLDADAMLAVAAGAQAATVPTVVEARRALGRMGAPYGQYLMDDVEAGKVKASLYVFLNAWRLGADQRQRLLRATRDAVSVWCYAPGLYDGDVASPAAMRELTGFRLRRVTPPGARAAITAAGRRQGLSEPIGSDSAVTPLFAAADARPDEVLATYADGSAAVAMRRTPGGLRLFVGPPGLTPQLLRLAARKAGVHLYTTVDCNVYANGPIIALYAPRDGRYLVDTGWTGTVRDAMSGAPVGQGPGLELTLREGEARILLAPAAGARRPSSRR